Proteins encoded by one window of Anaerosalibacter sp. Marseille-P3206:
- a CDS encoding EAL domain-containing protein: MKRKKLIIILSILILICSSLIVYNRASSTNAITIRVAGDNSHPPYEYVDENGIYKGFNVDIMRAIAIEKGIDIEFVPMSWHDAVDALNSGEVDIIQGMSKTPEREKKYLFLTPTMINSQVIFVKADNKIIQELKDLNGFEVAYQESDVNEEEIKSINGVIPIPKKNQTEGLLSLVNGEVQAFIGNKEVGLYNLQKYKQFNSVKIVGEPISTVKYGLVTTKDNVEIANLLNEGIEQIKTDGTYDKIYRKWFGEQYIEKKNVFSLFIQQISIIGLIIALIILFMYLWNKQLVKQVDKRTVELQKANEKLISHRNQIYNLAYYDTVTGLPNRLYFLEAFEEILEESEGKNPNLAVLYIDLDRFKDINDSLGHDTGDKVLNIVGVRLKNILRPGDFLARFGGDEFLVLMKYKENKNEIIDFANKIIKEIQEPFSIYDVNHFLTCSIGISVYPEGGKDVNSLIKNADMAMYKAKEIGKNTYFIYYKQLSEIEIKKVKLLNQLREAKENDEFVLFYQPKVEVTTEKILGMEALIRWDNPTEGLLGPVRFIPLAEETDIILPIGEWVLREACRQNKYWIDSGYGPIRVSVNISARQFLQKDFVKKVDTILKEEKLDSKYLELEITESIAVMNIDYTLNILKDLKDLGVYISIDDFGTGYSSLNYLKEMCVDELKIDRTFVKDINVSNKSMSIIKATIHLAHEMGLKVTAEGAETKEHVQFLKDQNCNQIQGYYYSKPVPPTEVERLLIKCTEGC, encoded by the coding sequence ATGAAAAGGAAAAAACTTATCATAATATTATCCATATTAATTCTCATATGTTCATCTTTAATAGTTTATAATAGAGCATCATCTACAAATGCTATTACTATTCGTGTAGCAGGAGATAATAGCCACCCTCCTTATGAATATGTGGACGAGAACGGAATATACAAAGGTTTTAATGTGGATATAATGAGAGCAATAGCCATTGAAAAGGGAATAGATATTGAATTTGTACCTATGAGTTGGCATGATGCAGTAGATGCACTTAATAGTGGAGAAGTAGATATTATTCAAGGTATGTCTAAAACCCCTGAAAGAGAGAAAAAATACTTATTTTTAACACCAACTATGATCAATTCACAAGTAATATTTGTAAAAGCAGATAATAAGATTATTCAGGAACTTAAAGATTTGAACGGTTTTGAAGTTGCTTATCAAGAAAGTGATGTAAATGAAGAAGAGATTAAGAGTATTAATGGAGTAATACCTATACCTAAAAAAAATCAAACAGAAGGTTTGTTATCTTTGGTTAATGGTGAAGTACAAGCTTTTATAGGTAATAAAGAAGTTGGATTGTACAACTTACAAAAGTACAAGCAATTTAATAGTGTAAAAATAGTTGGAGAGCCTATATCTACTGTTAAATATGGCTTAGTAACTACTAAGGATAATGTAGAAATTGCAAATTTACTTAATGAAGGAATAGAGCAAATAAAAACAGATGGTACTTATGATAAAATATATAGGAAATGGTTCGGAGAACAATATATAGAAAAGAAAAATGTATTTAGTTTGTTTATTCAACAAATCAGTATTATAGGACTGATTATAGCATTGATAATTCTATTTATGTACTTATGGAACAAACAGTTAGTAAAGCAAGTTGACAAGAGAACTGTTGAATTACAGAAAGCCAATGAAAAGCTAATATCTCATCGAAATCAGATATATAATCTAGCTTATTATGACACAGTAACAGGTTTACCAAATAGATTATATTTCTTGGAGGCTTTTGAAGAGATATTGGAAGAATCAGAAGGAAAGAATCCAAATTTAGCTGTATTATATATAGATTTAGATAGATTTAAAGATATTAACGATAGTTTAGGACATGATACAGGGGATAAGGTATTGAATATAGTTGGAGTAAGGTTAAAGAATATTTTGAGACCAGGAGATTTTTTAGCTAGATTTGGAGGAGATGAATTCCTCGTACTTATGAAATACAAAGAAAATAAAAATGAGATAATAGATTTTGCAAATAAAATTATAAAAGAAATACAAGAACCTTTTTCTATATATGATGTAAACCACTTTTTGACATGTAGTATTGGAATTAGCGTTTATCCAGAAGGAGGAAAGGATGTTAACTCGTTAATTAAGAATGCAGATATGGCCATGTACAAAGCTAAGGAAATAGGGAAAAATACTTATTTTATATATTATAAACAATTAAGTGAAATTGAAATAAAAAAAGTTAAATTATTGAATCAGCTAAGGGAAGCTAAAGAAAATGATGAATTTGTATTATTTTATCAACCAAAAGTTGAAGTAACTACGGAAAAAATATTAGGTATGGAGGCTTTAATTAGATGGGACAATCCTACAGAAGGACTATTAGGACCAGTAAGATTTATACCATTAGCTGAAGAAACTGATATAATATTACCTATAGGAGAATGGGTGTTAAGAGAAGCATGTAGACAAAATAAATATTGGATAGATTCTGGCTATGGACCTATAAGGGTTTCAGTGAATATTTCTGCAAGACAATTTTTACAGAAAGACTTTGTTAAAAAAGTAGATACAATATTGAAAGAAGAAAAGCTTGATTCGAAATATTTAGAGTTGGAAATAACTGAGTCAATAGCTGTTATGAATATTGATTATACTTTAAATATTTTAAAAGATTTAAAAGATCTGGGAGTATATATATCCATTGATGATTTTGGTACTGGATATTCAAGTCTTAATTATTTAAAGGAAATGTGTGTAGATGAATTAAAAATAGATAGAACTTTTGTTAAAGACATAAATGTGAGTAATAAGAGTATGTCTATAATAAAGGCTACGATCCACTTGGCACATGAAATGGGATTAAAAGTTACAGCAGAAGGAGCTGAGACCAAGGAGCATGTTCAATTTTTAAAAGATCAGAATTGCAATCAAATTCAAGGATACTACTATAGTAAACCTGTTCCACCAACTGAAGTTGAAAGACTACTCATAAAATGTACAGAAGGTTGTTAG
- a CDS encoding zinc-ribbon domain-containing protein, with product MADKTIVCKDCGNEFVFTEGEQEFYKEKGFENEPQRCPDCRKKRKQRNNDRKFRR from the coding sequence ATGGCAGATAAGACTATTGTATGTAAAGATTGTGGTAATGAATTTGTATTTACAGAAGGTGAACAAGAATTCTACAAGGAAAAAGGGTTCGAAAATGAACCTCAAAGATGTCCAGATTGTAGAAAAAAGAGAAAACAAAGAAACAATGATAGAAAATTTAGAAGATAA
- the ybaK gene encoding Cys-tRNA(Pro) deacylase — translation MAQLKTNAMRILDTNNIKYNVLTYDKKDGKIDGISVAQKIGKDPKVVYKTLVANGNSRDIFVFIIPVEEELDLKKAAKVTGEKKVEMIHVKDINKHTGYIRGGCSPIGMKKSYPTFIDESATTQGNIIVSGGKIGVQIELSVCDLASITEGKLCDLKK, via the coding sequence ATGGCACAATTAAAAACTAATGCAATGAGAATACTTGATACAAACAATATTAAGTACAATGTATTAACTTATGATAAAAAAGATGGAAAGATTGACGGAATTTCTGTAGCACAAAAGATTGGGAAGGATCCAAAAGTAGTATATAAGACCTTGGTGGCTAATGGAAATAGTAGAGATATCTTTGTATTTATAATACCTGTAGAGGAAGAGCTGGATTTAAAGAAGGCAGCTAAAGTTACAGGTGAGAAGAAAGTTGAGATGATTCATGTAAAAGATATAAATAAGCATACTGGATATATTCGTGGTGGTTGTTCTCCTATAGGTATGAAAAAGTCTTATCCAACTTTTATTGATGAAAGTGCTACTACTCAAGGAAATATTATTGTAAGCGGTGGAAAAATAGGAGTTCAAATTGAATTATCAGTGTGTGATTTAGCTAGCATAACAGAAGGAAAGCTATGTGATCTAAAAAAGTAG